The genome window TAATGtcttgtgacagggttgggccagatggctacaggagagtaacagaaggcagatatattagccccaggctaagtaggtcccctttccctgggtaaggtaacagggaaggttcgaGAACAACCAGGAACCTTcgggagacaattaagacaggctgattagaacacctgcagccaatcaagaagctgctagaatcaattaagacaggctaatcagggcatctgggttttaaaaaggagctcacttcagcttGTGGTGtccatgtgaggagctgggagcaaaaggcactaggagctgagagtgagaacgcagactgttggaggactgaggtgtacaagcattatcagacaccaggaagaaggtcctatggtgaggataaagaaggtgttgggaggaggccctggggaagtagcccagggaattgtagctgtcgcacagctgttccaggaggcatctagacagctgtattccacagggccctgggctggaacccggagtagagggcgggcccgggttccccccaaatcctcccaactcctggtcagacacaggagtcgtcgacctggactgtgaattcagaaaaacggccaagctgaggcctgccgtgaatctccaaggcgagcaaatctgccaataagctccaaggcgagcaaatctgccaataaggtagagcaggaactttgtcacagtctcCACTCCCCACTTTTTTAGGTTGTCATTAAAAAACCTTCTATGCTAGAATGAGGGTGGAAATAGGGATGATGAAGAGGCCGTACACATTTCTTTATTTCTTATCCTCTGGGCTGTTACTCAAACTATTTTGGCAGTTTACAGAtaataaaaaggagagaaaagaaaatgtttattctTTCAGGAAATAGTACAATTGAAAAAGAATGTAAGTTCTACTAGCACCTGACAGTGGTTTTTCTTTAGTTCTGTAAATAAAACTACTACTTGAGAATCAGAAGGTATCTTAGCTCTTGTCTTTTCTAGGAAAAAGCTGAATTCAACATATCACACATTTTAAATCATCATTATGTTTGTTATGATGGAAGGTGAACAGTTAAGGGGATTGAGGCCTCATTTCCTGGGCTATGCTGATGTGTTATTCCCTTGCAACAAGCAAAACTTGTGAGTTTTGTAGCTCGTAGATAAAGTGtggaatatttaaaataatctcatgattttaggtgctttagaaatacaCATAAGAAAGCTAACAATTGGCATGTCTTCTTTTCTTCAGCTTTCCCCTCCTCACGTCACCAAAACACAAGAAATTGATTCAATGGCTTATACTTTTGCAGTTATTGGAGAAAGTAAAGTGTTATATAAGTGTTTAGTTCAAGATCTAAGCCTGCAGATAGTTGTCTCTACCACAccttcacttttattttttcatttctcttaaAACCAGAATCTCTTAAGGTTTTCTCTAGCATCAGTGAACTCAAAAGAACATTCATACTAATATTTTGTATTTGCTCCTCCCTATTTTTCAGCTGAGGGAGCCTATATGTCTCTTTTCTAATGCTCTTGCTCCCCTCTGTGCCATGGTGACTtatggaaagaaacaaaacaaggcTGCTAATAAGCTTCCTTGATAGCTGAAAATGAAATGCACTCTTTCAAATGGTCACTTTCAATAGAGGTATATATGTTTAAATAGTTTCTTCATGGAATCTGTTTCAGATAATAGCTTTTCCTAAGGAACCTTCTCATTTGGAATTTCATTAATTCTGCACAACTTCTCCATTGAAAACTCACTGTGAGAGAAATGCTTTAGCTTCAGGAAAGTAACAGTTTAATAGATGTATAATACTTATATTAACATGCTGATTGAAAATGATAACGCATCGAGTATAATTCATGAAGTGTATATACAAAAATGTGCTTCCCTACATATAATACTTACAAATAGCGAAGTTTGAGTGATTTGagcttaggaaaaaaaaaaaaaagagcatgttaggttttaaggccagaagggaccattatggataattcagtctgacctcttgcatagcacacgccataggacttccctgaattaattcctgtttgagtcCAATACCTGTGATTGAATTACaacacatcttttagaaaaacatccaatcctgacgTAAACCTCataatagagaatccaccacaaccctgggtgAATTGTTTCAAcagttaattattctcacttaaATTTTTTTGCCTTATAtatagtctgaatttatctagcttcaacttccagaccttccattttatttctcctttgtctgctagattaaataACATCTCCATTATTAAAAttattgttccccatgtaggtacttatagacggtgaataaccttctctttgataagctacaTAGATTCACCCTTTGAGTCTCTCTCActagaaggcatgttttccaaacctttaaCCATTCTCGTGGCtctcctctgaaccctctccaatttttcaacatccttcttgaagtgtggacctcagaactggacacagtatttcaggagTGGTCACAGTAGTGCGAAATACAGAATACaacttccttaaaggtttttcaAACTTCCCAAAGTCAGTCACAGAGACCAAATAAAGAAAGTTTTGCCCTCAAAGGAGAATTGTTAGAAAAGTTATGAACGTGTATAAACAAATGTAACATTGTAAACCAATCTGCATCCTTAATTAtaagtaaggttaagattttgtcacggttatttttagtaaaagtaatggacaggttgcaggcaataaaaaaaaaaattcacggGAGCTGTGACTATCACTAAAAataacagggagaggagagagggtaGAAATGACACGGGGAGCCCCATGGAGGGGACTGACAgcctcagccccactgccacAGGGGCCGCGGCAGCaacacagcccctgctccagctgcgGTTCGGGGGCTCCGGGCTCCGCCCCCGCCATTGACAGCTGAAGCCGAAGTACAGAAATCCAATAAAGTCACGGCCAGTaaatccatgacctccatgactaaatcatatCCTTAGTTATTACATCACCACTGGCAAATACTACAATACATTGTCTACGCAAACTTTAAACAAACGTGAACAAACTTTTCTTCAAACTtgagaaaggaaagggaacaTGTTAGTCCGCTAGATCTGAAGCATACAGTATATTTACAGTCTGTTGTAGATGGAGAAAATACATAGATTTACATTTTTAAGCATATTATAGGAAAAAAAAGCCAATCTAGAAATTATCTGCATGGATATTTATTAAATGAAGTATGTTATACCTCACACATATCTTTGTTTTGAAGAAACATAGAAAGAAGATTAACAGACAGCTCTATTACTTCTTCAGTTTCTTTTGGGCAGCTTTCTTCTTGACCATTTGTAACCTTTTCATAGCGTTCAGCTGTGATTCCTGAGAAGTTGGGCCCTTTAGCGATAGTGACTGATTGCCAGAATCTGCACTTGATTTGGTGGTGCTGCTCCCACTGTTACCTGTTGTGCTACTGCTTCCATTCCCACTATTcacctggctgctgctgcctggggcgGTACTGCTAGGACTAGGAAGACCTACTTTGCTGACGTTGTCACTGCTAACTGAACGACTCAGACCCGTTTTCCCCAAGGTCAGAGGtggaagaggttttagttgaacAGGGTTTGTGTTGTTGTTACTGGAAGCTATTTTTGACCCTAGTCCTGTTTTAGATGTTGTTAACCCTGACAAACCCACAGGTTTCTGGTTATTAGAGGAGGCTGCAGGTTTTCCGCTGGTACTCTGTGCTGTTGATCCCAGTTTGGCAGTTGATGGACCCGTGGAGGAGGTTTTGGCTGCAAAAGCCGCCCATCCAGTAAGGCCACTGGTTGCTGAAGAGGAAACACTGGTACTGGTTGAGTTCCCCGAAACTGCTGCTGAGGTctaaaatcaatcaatcaatcaatcaatcctaTATTAGCAATGTTTCAACAAATAGCAGGAATGGTTATGATCAAACTTCAGTTTCAGATTCTTTACACAAAAATATCCATTAGACAATATTCTGATATTTTATCCTGGATCATCTCAGTCAAAAGCAacacagagaaaggaaaggagacaGGTGCAGAGCCTTTGTCTTCAATGAAAATGAAGTTAATATTAtcatttcttcccttttttctaaCCAGCGAACCGGATACCATATGGCACAATGATCTTACACTAAACTCTATAAAAGGCAGTCTATCTGAAGTAATTAAAAAGATCAACACTTGTGAAGTATAAACGAGAAAGGCAGTCCACTAGATTGTGTGTGATTCTGTTACCCGGAGCTGCTTTTAAGAAGATGAGAGATGGTCTATCACATAGTCAGACCCCAGGCAATGAAAATAATGCAGATACCAGAGTCTCTTGATCATTTTATAAAAAACAGTAttttcccccagccctcctgATTCCTGTCTCCCTGTACCTGCCATGCCCCCACCACATACACACTTAAACTGTCCACAATAGTTACTGGATTTGTTTCCATTTAGTGTTTCTGTTAATGAACTACGAATAATATTCAGCACTTCTGTAGTGCTCTTCATCTTCAAATAGCTTTTAAACAgtaattaatcttcacaacacctcATGAATAGTTAGCCTTTGTTTACATTTGGGGAAAACTGATACATGGATATTAAATAATTCACCCAAAGCTATTCAGTGAGTCTGAGTTAAGGTGTAGGGGTTCTCAGctccaatcctctgctcaaaccatatttcccctccccacagcacatcCATGCAGTTTCTAAATGCTGAGAATTATGACTGAAATTAGGCATTGATCCTGCAATCATTTATACAAGTAACTTTTCAGATGTATAAAGTTATTCACGTGAATACTTGTTTGCATCATAGGCATCATATTATCCATATGGGCTCCCACACATGGAAAGCAGTTAAACATATGAATAACTTTATGCACGTGAATAGTTCTTCTGATTTCAGCATGCTTAGGCTCGGTCTACACCTAACACTTACATCAGCACAATTATGTTagccagggtgtgaaaaaaaacgaCCCCCTAGGGAAACAGTTATGCCAATAAAATCCCCCTTGTTGACGCAGCTATGCCGACAGAAGAATGTTTCTGTCGACATGGCCAACGTCATTTGGAGAGGTGGTATTCGTACACCAGCAGCAAAACTTCTGTCAGTGTATGCTGCTACTACactagctatgctggcatagcccCCCGTAAGGAAGacattgtgacactggcagaccaggtgccagcttatgCCAAGGCCACTGGGCCTCACTGAATGCTGACAGATGCCTAGCTGGAAATCAGTCTGGCTTGCCTGTgcgttagcattgttaaaatagatattagagttacaagaatgtgtttagacttcatgaaatgcttgtaggatgctacCTGTATTAATCTTaattataacatctgtatcccatgttataaggtaatatttaagtgtttgctctatAACTATAAAAATGCTTGCTAAGACTGTAAACAGAGAAGCATTACCAGGTGTGAAATAGTACAAGAGGTGTtgtctcctcccccaaaaaagaaggcctATAGACACTAGTCAAACCATTGTGAGGCATCAGtgaacaaaagactttgttgattgcttcccCCAACACCCATGAAGTGGGTACCCATACAAGCCCTCATCCcaccacatcttgaatgctgggggaagggaataaaaatccctgttaaAGAGAAATTGTGATCACTATGCTGCTTGAAATTCAGAGAGGGCAAAATTtctaagcaagagatccccaagcTGATTGGTTTGGATTAGCCCTAAAGGATatatagagcttgcatattataAGAGCTACTATTAcgttttggaacctaagactgtatCTCATtcgtgtgtgtatgtttacctactttaaccttgtaaataactctcgtttctttttcttagttaataaatccttagtttattacaggactgaCTATCAGCACTCTCTTTGGTAAGAGATCTGAGGTGCAACTGACccggggtaagtgactggtccttgggactgggagtaatctGAATATTGTTTCGATTTTTGGTGTAAAAgatcatctatcacaaaggcaggcttgcctgggtggcaagatagatcagaCTGCCCAAGAGAacagtctgtgactccatggtaaggctgtTATAGAGCTTGTGGAGTTCCCATTTGTTACTTGGCTGGTGAAATCTAACTATAGAATATACAACCAATTTGAGgttttgtgccctgcttcttgacagtctggcCTGAAGCTGGCACCCACGCTCGTgggccactccagacagcttgactgACACAGCCTTACAGTTTCacatgcacttaagtgctttgctggactggggtcaGAGTTTGTTAGGCTACTGAAGATATTTATTATGCTGTTGCTACGGCTTCGGGTTTATCTCTTTTTACCACCTCATGACAATCTTTAACACAGAAAAATAACCCAGAGAAGGAGAAATATGAGACATGATATAGAAGAGGAAGGGATCTCACAAATTAGATCTTACAGAAGCAACAGTATCATAAGAAGAGTCTTGCAATTGCAAATGTATGCATGTTACATAAGAATGGACAGCAATTCACATCCTTTCTATGAGCGTGAAGATTTTTTACTTTTATagaaatgccatttaaaaaaaaacaaaccagaaaaatctaattttttttcctccttataaaataaaaaagtcaagAAACTGAAAATCCACTATGTTACAGCACTACTGAATACAGACAGAATAAGGGCCTGTATTTGCATTTGGGGTTTTGATCACGTGAAAGAGCAAGATGGGGttctgaaaagggaaaaaacagcTGTACGACATTTAAGCAAGAATGTTTCATATACGCAATAAAAGAAAAGCACCTAGAGAGAGAGTTTAATGTACAGCACCTTGACTTCTGTCCTCTTGAATGCTAGGAAAGTTGTTGGTGTATCCAGCTTGAGCTTAATTTCAGGTTTCTTCACTAATGGATCTTTCACAGTTGGTGCTACTGAAACTACTGCAGGAGCTGGTTTCTGAGGTGGTTTCTGAGTCTTTTGAGCctgcataaataataattaaactcAAATTAGTTATGTTTCTGTACTAACGACGAAGATTTCATCAGAGTGACAATAGAAAACATGAGCATTATGAGATCACAACATTAGCCCTTCGAATACTATCTTAGATGAGATCTGGAAATTAAGCATTTAGATAACAGGTCAGGTGGAAACACAACTTGGATTTGTAGGGAGGTTTCCAGCTGACAGGTAGGTGGGATTGAGTC of Natator depressus isolate rNatDep1 chromosome 4, rNatDep2.hap1, whole genome shotgun sequence contains these proteins:
- the INTS12 gene encoding integrator complex subunit 12, producing the protein MAATVNLELDPIFLKALGFLHSKSKDSAEKLKALLDESLARGIDSSYRPSQKEVEQPKVSITKPISSKQEPKASSSLPSGNNNGKPITTEKVKKETEKRTADKMKVEIGEGVDVPKKPRLEKQEARSSPITVQTSKDLTMPDLSSFDETSADDFAMEMGLACVVCRQMTVTSGNQLVECQECHNLYHQDCHKPQVTDKEVNDPRLVWYCARCTRQMKRMAQKTQKPPQKPAPAVVSVAPTVKDPLVKKPEIKLKLDTPTTFLAFKRTEVKTSAAVSGNSTSTSVSSSATSGLTGWAAFAAKTSSTGPSTAKLGSTAQSTSGKPAASSNNQKPVGLSGLTTSKTGLGSKIASSNNNTNPVQLKPLPPLTLGKTGLSRSVSSDNVSKVGLPSPSSTAPGSSSQVNSGNGSSSTTGNSGSSTTKSSADSGNQSLSLKGPTSQESQLNAMKRLQMVKKKAAQKKLKK